In one window of Leptospira sp. GIMC2001 DNA:
- a CDS encoding fumarylacetoacetate hydrolase family protein, which produces MKFCHFLPSNQDIYHLGVAVSIDTLLDLTSVFANDNNFKSLENFINATLPLSIVQEKINLAVEGKLDEFLYDIKESKLGISIHPAQIRCFSVYEKHLKNAFGQFVKNNFNPFAQILIKIFGIAKIPKGFYKLPIYYKGTRLNLSGQEDSINPPQGGSKLDYEVELGVIIGKAGKNIPKEKALEFIFGYVLFNDFSERDLLIQELRTKPSAGPAKGKDFDGSNAIGPWVVTADEIKNPNNLTANIKVNGETRGSGSTSEMTHSIASIIAYASWNETIYPGELLATGCVPQCSGVEVWNFLKSGDIVEAEIEKLGLLRNYIA; this is translated from the coding sequence ATGAAATTCTGTCATTTTCTTCCATCCAATCAAGACATTTATCATTTGGGTGTCGCTGTATCAATAGACACTTTACTTGATTTAACTTCGGTTTTTGCGAATGACAATAATTTTAAAAGCCTTGAGAACTTTATTAACGCAACCTTGCCTTTGTCAATCGTTCAAGAAAAAATCAATTTAGCCGTGGAAGGAAAATTGGATGAATTTTTGTATGATATCAAAGAAAGTAAATTAGGAATCTCCATTCATCCAGCACAAATACGATGTTTTAGCGTATACGAAAAACATCTCAAGAATGCATTTGGGCAATTTGTAAAGAATAACTTCAATCCATTCGCCCAAATTTTAATCAAAATTTTTGGAATTGCGAAAATACCGAAAGGTTTTTATAAACTACCAATTTATTATAAAGGAACAAGATTGAATCTATCTGGCCAAGAAGACTCAATCAATCCACCTCAAGGAGGATCAAAACTTGACTATGAAGTTGAATTAGGAGTAATCATTGGTAAAGCAGGTAAGAATATTCCAAAAGAAAAAGCTCTTGAATTCATATTTGGTTATGTACTTTTCAACGATTTTTCAGAGAGAGACCTTCTCATACAAGAATTGAGAACGAAGCCCAGTGCGGGTCCAGCAAAGGGGAAGGATTTTGACGGTAGCAATGCCATCGGTCCATGGGTTGTAACTGCGGATGAAATTAAAAATCCTAATAACCTAACAGCAAATATAAAAGTCAATGGAGAGACTAGAGGTTCGGGTTCTACTTCCGAAATGACTCATTCTATTGCCAGCATTATTGCCTATGCTTCTTGGAATGAAACAATCTACCCAGGAGAATTATTAGCTACCGGATGCGTGCCACAATGCTCTGGGGTAGAAGTATGGAATTTCTTAAAATCTGGTGATATTGTAGAAGCAGAGATTGAGAAATTGGGTCTACTTAGAAATTACATAGCATAG
- a CDS encoding OmpP1/FadL family transporter — protein MKHLFKSIFFTLIIINWASALNADNGFFQIGYGSEARSLGGAGAATTRDAIGGAINPASTAWVGDHLDLGLLVSTGVTDLERKAGLNGLLDANLRSERATDALAEFGFSKKISEDSTLGIIGYSNGTSTVYPGTSNICPVPPPAAPGELKLGNVDCGDGQLASNYKQFTLAPTYSIKFLETFSLGISVLAIGTSFETTGEQGLASVSSDKRNLSNRGFDYSFGVGTRIGGLWKVSKYLSLGAAWSPKTRMTNFDRYRGLISDRGRLDTPENYSIGFEISPFEFISFVGDFQKLKYGEVNALANPGYSPITQIQFGNPGGPGRGWQNMDVFKVGIRLVPIENLRVSFGASWNTAAFEPSNTSINLASPATGRRHFTGGIGYSFSEGSEFSIYFSEQVKEKIEGLSGLATNIATQINGTPTLTGYESIATQQQSLGFQYSTKITYADSTNASESSSD, from the coding sequence ATGAAGCACTTATTCAAAAGTATTTTTTTCACATTGATTATCATAAATTGGGCAAGTGCTTTGAATGCAGACAATGGTTTTTTTCAAATAGGATATGGTTCCGAAGCCAGATCATTGGGGGGCGCTGGAGCTGCAACCACGCGAGATGCTATAGGGGGAGCTATCAATCCAGCTAGTACTGCATGGGTGGGTGATCACCTTGATCTTGGTCTTTTGGTCTCGACTGGGGTTACGGATCTCGAGAGAAAAGCAGGATTGAATGGACTATTAGATGCAAATTTACGTAGTGAAAGAGCAACGGATGCTTTAGCCGAATTTGGCTTCAGTAAGAAAATTTCTGAAGATTCAACCCTTGGAATTATTGGTTATAGCAATGGCACAAGTACAGTTTACCCTGGGACTTCGAATATTTGTCCTGTTCCTCCGCCAGCTGCACCCGGTGAATTAAAGCTTGGAAATGTGGATTGTGGTGATGGTCAATTAGCAAGTAACTATAAACAATTCACGCTCGCACCTACTTATTCAATAAAATTTCTCGAAACCTTTTCATTGGGAATATCAGTTTTAGCTATTGGAACCAGCTTCGAGACGACAGGAGAACAGGGATTAGCATCTGTATCGAGTGATAAAAGAAATCTCTCTAATAGGGGCTTTGATTATAGCTTCGGTGTTGGTACCCGAATCGGTGGATTGTGGAAAGTAAGTAAATATCTAAGTTTAGGTGCGGCTTGGTCGCCCAAAACTCGTATGACAAATTTTGATCGTTATCGAGGTTTGATTTCGGATCGTGGCAGACTCGATACGCCAGAAAACTATTCGATTGGCTTTGAAATATCACCATTCGAATTTATTTCTTTTGTTGGAGATTTTCAGAAATTAAAATACGGAGAAGTAAATGCACTTGCGAATCCAGGATACAGTCCCATAACTCAGATACAATTTGGAAATCCAGGAGGCCCGGGTAGAGGATGGCAGAACATGGATGTCTTCAAAGTGGGAATTCGTTTAGTTCCAATTGAGAATTTGAGAGTATCCTTTGGTGCGTCTTGGAACACGGCTGCATTTGAACCGTCTAACACATCCATCAATCTCGCAAGTCCCGCAACGGGAAGAAGACACTTCACAGGAGGAATCGGATATTCCTTCAGTGAGGGCTCTGAATTCTCAATATATTTTTCTGAGCAAGTAAAAGAAAAAATCGAAGGCCTATCGGGACTTGCAACAAACATCGCAACACAAATCAATGGGACACCGACCTTAACAGGTTATGAATCCATAGCTACTCAACAACAATCATTAGGTTTCCAGTATTCAACTAAGATTACCTATGCAGATAGTACGAATGCTTCTGAAAGCTCATCAGATTGA